The nucleotide sequence CATCTTCAGGACACGTGAATGGATGCTTCCCCCTATCAGGCTCCCGAAGCCGAGCTGCAACCCGCACAGGGCGCCCCCGCTGCCGATACCGCGCTATACAGGATTTCCGGCATTGGGCTGGCTACCCTGCTGGCCGGCTTCGCCGCCGGCGGCCTGCTGCTGGCCCTGAACGGCAAGCGCCTGGGCCGCCCCAACGCCATGCTGCACTACTTCGGCGGCGCCCTGCTGGCCACCGGCGCCGTCATCGCGGCGGGCCTGCTGCTTCCGGAGAACATTCCCTCCGCCGTATTCGTGGTGCCGCAGATCCTGATCATGGTCCACCTGGCCCGCAGCCTTCAGGGCCCGGCGCTCGCCCAGCACGACACCGCCGGCGGACGCTTTGAATCCAACTGGAAAGCCTTCGGCATCAGCATCCTGATGATCATCGCCCTGTTCGCCGTGATCCTGGCCGGCATGCTGCTGTTCGACCCCGCCCTGCGCGCCGAACTCTGACCCTTCCGGCCCTTGCCGGCGGCCCGGGGCTGCTGGCAGACTGCGCCGGTCAACCCACGAACCACAGTCTATGCGCCACGCCCTGCTGACATTGCTGCTCACGCTCGCCCTCCCCGGCCTGGCGCTGGCCTCCCAGCCGCGTGAGATGACCGTGCGTGCCTCTGCCTACAATTCCCTGCCCGGCCAGGGCATGGGCAACCCGTCCATCGGCGCCTGGGGCGACCACCTCAAGCCCGGCATGAAGGCCATTGCCGTTTCCCGTGACCTGCTGGAGTCCGGCATTCTGAACCACCGCAGTGTGGTGCGGATCGAGGGGCTGCCGGGGGAATACCTGGTGCTGGACAAGATGCACCGGCGGTGGGAAAGGAAGATTGATATTTATTTTGGGGAGGACCTGGAGGCGGCCAGGGAATGGGGAAATCGGCGGGTGGTGATTAGCTGGGATTGAAAAGCGCGGTTTACGCAGACATCACCGAGAGTATCGCGCTCACTCAATGCAACTGACCAGCCTTCACTGATTGGCTAATCCGGTGACTCTGAACACCCAGTCATGCGGGCAATAACCATCACTGTACACTATACTCTCCACAGCCCCTTGAACACCCTTTCAACAGTATCTTTATCCAGACCAGACGGCGGAGTACGTTGAGGAAGGTCTACAAACCTACCATCTTTATAAATCCAAAAATAACCACCATCTTCATGATCTGCATAGTCGGGGAATTCATAACCCAACACGAGGGTAAAGCCGTCGATTTTCAACAACGGACGCAAGGATGAGAACTGTATTTCATCATTGCCATCCCAGCATGCCATAACCTGAGTTCCATCGGCCTCAACCTCATCAGGGTACGCCAGCTCTTCAATTGAAGAATAGAGAGCTTCATAACCAGGTTCCACATCATCGTCCAGAAGAGGGCGCGTATCCTCGAGAAGATAATCAGCCAGCATTCTTGCTGAGTTGTCATCGGGACATTGGATCAAAACATGTAATCTAAGCGACATCCGTCAGCTCCTCAATAAAAATTCATGCATCAATCATTCATTTATCATACTTAAACGTCCAAATCCTCAGTGATTTTAACCCTCTCATTTTGACCATACTCAGACCAGACATTTTCTTGACGAACCTGGCAGACAAGGACGTAGCAGCCAACCACTGCAACAACATCTATCTGATCTCTGACAACGAATATTGCAATATCTTCTCGTGCTTTATCAAACAAGGAAATCTCATAACTTTACCATCAGGGTAAAACAAAGCCACTTTAGAAATCATAAATAGAAATCATCAGCGTACATCATACATTTAATACGCACCAAAAATCCTCAACATATAATTCCTTTTATCATTAGATAATTCTGCATGCCGCCAGGCAGACAAAGACATGCCAGAAACCGGGGCGTCATTAATCATCGTTACTGTAATATAAATTCCACAATCTCAAAATATCATCCTTTCTATGACCCATTAGTTCAGCAAGCTGCCGGGCATCCGGAGACATATCGGACAACGGAATCTCATCAATTACTGAAAACATAGCAGGCACAGTAACTCTTTTCGATTCCCATTTCATATTTGGAGGAGTTTCAAACGCACGAATAAAGAAGTCAAACAATCTGCAAATAAGTGCCGAATCTCTATCTCCTTTCAAAAAATCAATTGATAGAGAAATGAAAGTACGACACCACATCACATGCGACCACTCTCTGTGAATTTTTTCGGGATAATTGCCTGATAGAAAATCATCCCAATGACACATGACACCATTAATAAATGATTCTGAATGCTGCTCAAACCAGAATACCCCACGATAGAAACTGTCATAACATCCAATAAAACCACCTAGAACCGCCAACCTTCCCATCGCACTAAAACACTCAGAATCAAAATGCCATTTGCATATATCTGGAGAGTCATATGGCGTAGAGATAAACTTCGTTCTTGGCGGCATGTATGAATCAATTTCTCCTTTCAAAAAATACCGCTTTATCTGCGCCTTCTCTTTAGCGGAGGCGCCTGACCATACAGCCTTCGACAAAACCCTGAAATCAGCCTTCCGTTGCTCCATCCAGGCTGGATCGTCAGTACGCCACAGGTAACGAATACGGGCACATGCTTCTTTGTGTGCTTCACTCAACGACATTATTGTACCTCACATAGGTTTTCCATGAGCCAGGTGGGCAAGGACACATCAGCCACCCACTCCTGTAGCGCCTCGACCTCCTCGCCCAGCACCCAGTCTGCCGCAGCATTTTCCGCCCTGGATATAAGGGGAATCTCGAAAAATAGATATTCCAGCGGCCCCAGCAGCTCGTCTATCTGGTCACCGATAAGAACGCGGAATTCCTCAATCTGCTCTTGCGAAAACTCCCCGTCACTTAACGCCTTTTGCAAATCAGCAAAATCATTACCACCCAACTCATCCATCAGGCGCTTCGTCAAATCTCTACCGGCATCACCCGCCTCAATAGCAAAGAAGGTACCCAAGCTAAAGGGCGCCACTGTGCTATCCCGCCACTTGGCAAGCCCTTGACCAGATTGGCGTAGTATATAGCGGCGATATTCCTCTGCATTCATCCCGGTGGAGTGCTTGAACGCTACAGCATCAATATTCAAAGGGCGCTGCAATATAAACTCCTGCAGTTCAGCAAAGCGTCCAAGCCGGTCATCGGTAGCGCCCAATGGCTGCAGAGGGCTCGGTGCATCAATCCAGGGAGTTGCAACGTTCTTGGTTTCTGTTTCTTCGGACAAACGATAACGGCCGTTTGGTGTCTTTTTCAGCTTCCTCCAGGTACGGCGCTCCGCTTTCCACATCTGGAACCACAATCGGTGGCGGGCTGGCTTGATCTGCATGTCTGGATCGTTTTTATACTCCACATCCCAATAATCTTCCCTGAGCGCATCACGCGAAGCGACAAAGTCGTAGAAATGTTGGCGATGTGCGGCTTGACGGAAATCCAGACCACGGGTCTGCCGCCCATCCCAATGGGTAAACCGACTCGGATTTCTATACATCCAAGACTTGACTTCGATCCAGTATCTCTTCTGATTACCTTCGCCAGCGAGTACCAAGTCAGGCTTCCTGTAGAAAGGATGACCATGACGAACCAATTCTCCCCGACGGTTCTCCTTCATCATAGCCACCTTTATCTTGTTTTCACCGGAGCGGGGGTCTGAATAAAGTATCTCATACTGATCGGGATTTTCTATTCCCAGAGCGCCGCCAAATTCGTAGAGGGCATGGTAAGCTCCCGTCACTAGAATTTCGAACGCCTTACCATGCGTGCGGTTTGTTATCGTGCACTTACGATCCCGTTCATTCTCATCTTCAATTTCACCATTTACTGCCAAGCCCATACCAACAAACCAGGCTGCGATGTCAGCTTGAACAGTTTCACTCACTTGTGGTTCCAGTTTAGCGCAGCTATCGCAATCAGCCATCTCTAGGCGCGACATCAAGTATGCCACTGCAGGCAACATCTCCGCTGGCGTCACTCTTGAAGTGGTTCCTCCCTGCATAAAGGCAATGAAATTTGCCGGTGCCGCGCCCCCCGCCTTGCGGACAGCCTGCCTCAGTACCACCATCAAAGCGCGAAGACCATACACCAGTGGTCCAGCAGCATGCGCCTGCGGCAAGAGCGAGAACTGCCACTCGTTTGCACCCACGCCAGTCGGCACCATATTAGGAAAGAGTTTCTTGAGCTCAGTGGGTGCCGTCTTCAGGCCTGACAGCAAGGTAATGACGTACACACTCAGCAATTCCGGCTCTTGGTAGATATCCTGATCAACGGCCAGAAACTCATCCAGGAATGCAGCCATCTGCCAGCCCGTGGCCCGGCAAGGCGTCGGATTCCAGGCCAGAGGTGTACCCACATTGACGGTAGCCGGTACCTGGTCGCAGGTAACGTCGTAACGCGGCATGGGAATGCCTTCGGTAGCCCAGCCATTGGCAGGCAGCGATAAAACACGGATCCAGGTCCAGAAATCTCTGCGATTACTGATGGCCTGACCCACGATTTCTGCCAGATCAGGCCGGACTTCCTCAAGTTCACTCCAGACCACCAACCCTGTCACCAGAGCCTGCAAGAGAAGTTCCTCTCCCTGGTTAGCCTGAAGCACCGCTTGCTGTAGATAATCCAATGCATAGATTGCCAAATCGCCATCATTGTGAGTGGCGAAATAGCTCTGCATCAACTCAGTGTTGGACTGCAGTGATTGATACCTCGGTGAGAAGGATAGCCATGCAATGGCACCGGCCACATTCTCTCGGGCATTGTTATAAGCCGACTCGGACGAAAACCTATGTGCAAGTTGAGTCACTGCAACACGAGGGTCTGGAAAGAGTGATTCCATAGGCAACATACTGGCCAACTGACTCGGGGCTACTATGTTCTCATCGAGAACACCCGCATATGTGGCAGCCAGCCGATCATAAACGGATCTGCTCAGTACATTATGATGAATATGGATGTCATTGTCTGTTCGCAGGCCAACAGATACGGAGGGCAACTGAATCGGGTTCTGTTGCAGGTAAGACGTTGCTGACAAAGAAACGTGAGCAATACCTTCACTGTTGTATGTACCTTGAGGCGATTGCAATGCCAACAAAGCCGGGCTTTCCCAGTCATAGAGACGAAAGCCGGCAATCTTGCCGCCAAACCCACTACCAAGAGTAAGCCAGCGGGCGTCTTCCTCCACTGGGTTTCTCAAAGCACCGGCTACGACCACGCTCAATATCTCGGCGTCAACCGCGACATAAAGCTCGCCATCACGGTAACCCGCACTGACCGACTGCCATTGCCCCATCTGAATTGACGGGCCTTGCAAAACAACCGACTCATCGCCAATTTTTGCCTTCAGATCGAGGCGGCCTTCTTCCAGCACCAGGACAAATGCCCCCCCACCGACATCAAGCACCCGCCCCGGTGCATCAGGGTTGATCCAGAAATTGTAGGACGGCTGCGCAACTGCTACGCCGTCGAACCCGAGAAGGTCCCACTCACTATGTGGCGCGGCGGCGGTTGGTGTATTGAAGGATAAAGCCTGAAACCCAGGGTAAGGCGAGGAAGCCAATGCAACTCCACGGGTAGTCGTACGGTAAGTACGTGTCTGATCGTAAGGAAAATCCTGAAATCTGGTCAGAATAACGGGCTCACGATTGGGCAGATGGTAGCTGTCGAATACGACTGCGTAATCATCTCCCGGTGTGCCACGCAGAGTGACAACAGGATCAACGGGATAGATGACCTGCGCCTGGGCCCCTGTAAATGTGGTTACACTGGCGTTCCCGGCCACGCCAGTGTCAACCAGAACATAATGATCTTGTTCAACCGAGTCGGCCGTGCGGCTTTCCACAGCCACTGTTGTGACCTGAGGGTCATTCAGATGCAAACGTGCGGCGATCTGATACGTGCCGGGTATTTCTGGCGCCCGCCAGGTAAAGTTCACCACACCCTCAGCATTGGTTTGAGGATCCATCGCCTCAATAGTCCCGCCGGAGCTTCCTATATCGACAAAAATCCCTCCATGAGCACCAGGGCCACCGCCCACTTTTGCCTGAAGCTCATAGCGCTCACCGGCAACAGCTTGCCCCGGGGTATTAAGCAGCGAGACGCTCAAGGCCGAAACCGGGACCGAAATTGATGAATCGGCCTCACCGGCACTAATTTGCAAGTCAAAATTACCGCTGACACTGCCACCCGTGACTAGTGCTGTGGCTCTGCCATCTTGAGTAAAACCCTGATAAGAAAGCAGGTCGATATGACCCTCCTCCCTAAACATGATGGGAGAGCCGTCCTCAACCAAGTTACCGTACTGATCGTACACAATTGCTTCAACTGTCGCAGAGCCGGCTCGCTTTGAATAGGCCCTCCCTGTGATAGTTGATACGATCAGTGCAGGCTTCCCTGCTATCACCACCAAATCCATGGAACTTACCGTCGATGCATCGTCTCCCTCCAGAAGGGCCTCGACTCGGACTCTATTATCTGTGTGCGGCGCAAGCGTGACAGTCACTTGTGATGCACCGTGTTCATCCAGCACAACTCTGGATTGGCTAAGCTGGGCATCCCCTTCAACAACTCGCCATTCTATAAACTGGGGCGCCTTGTCACGTTGATCTTCCAGTAACGCTGTGTAGCCCATCAGGACTGCATAAAGGTTGATCTCTGGATTATCTGCATAAACATATACAGCCTGGCTACTGACTAAATCACTATCTTCCTCAACACCCACCGCAAGGTGCCAAAACGCCCATTCCCACAGCACATTTTCGGGGTCATGACTCATATAGAGCCTGATACTGAGGAAGTCCTGCGCATCAAGCGATGATAGATGCTCAAGATTGCCCAACTCGGCTGGCAGCTCTCCCCCGGCGGGGATAGTGATTTCCTCTTCTCCTACGGCCAGAACAAATTCACGCTCGCCATCGAAGCCGGCCAGAGGATCACTGCCCGGTAATACCAGACCATAGAGTGCCCGAATCAGATCATCACCGCTGGCAATCACCGGATTAGGGCTGTCTAGCAGGTTTCGACTGACTTCGTTGCCCTCTTCATCTGTCCTGATCGCTTCCAGCTCATCGACTTTGAAATCTATCTGACTGAATCGATACTCCGGCCTGACCACCCAGGCATACTGCGGATCAATCTCGGCCATTTCTTCTTCATTCTCTTCCGCCAGCTTGCGCGCCTCCGCCCGCAGGGCCAGGGTAGTGGCTTCGTCATAGCGGGGGACGTACAGCGGCGCGAAGTGGTTGGGCCGCCCGGCCAGGGTCGGGTGGGCACCGCTCTGGTCGTATTGGCAGTGACTGCACACCTCCTTGTTCAGAGCGCGGCCGAACAGGTTCAGGTAGTAATGCTCGTTGCCCTGCCCAAATTCCGGCAGCCGGAGCAGTTGCAGTTGCCGCCCTGGCCCGATACCGAACTCCGCCACGTTGCCGGCGCTGCCGGCGCTGCCGGCCGTTAGTGCTTCATCCAGGGACGTACTGTCCTCCACCGCCTGCCCGGCACTCACTGCCACGAGATTGCCGTCCACCACTTTGGCCAGCCGCCCGGTCAGGCCGTAGTCTTCTCCCCGGTTGGTCCCCAGCGCTGCGGGCATCGGTGAGCCATCCGGTGCCAGCCATTCGGTATAGAGCCCGACGATGATGTCACTGCTGGTGGCCGCGCCCTCGTGGCTGATCAGGTATTCCCGTTCCTCGCCCTGGGTCAGCCCGGCTTCGATTTCTGTCAGGCGTTGAGCCCAGACTTTGACGTTGGGTGGCAGCAATTCCAGTTCAGGAACTTCCTGGCGGGCGGCGCCATCCCCGGCGCCGGGCCGGCCAAGCTCAAAGCGCAGGCTGCCGGTGTAGCCGGTGACCCGGTTGATGGCCACGATATGCAGGGATTCGCCCGGGGCGGGCAGGTCCACTTCGCGAGCCTGGTAGCGGGAGCTGAACCCCAGTTCTTCGCTTTCGGCACTGAATTTCTCTTCATCCGGCGCGCCGGTGATGCCGCTTTGACCGTAGGCGGCGTAGCTGTTGCGGCGGCTTTCCGCACCACGAAGCAGGGTGTGCCAGAGGTAGCGGTTGTTCTCGACGCGGCTGGCGCGGCCGGCATAGGGGCCTTCCGGCAGGCCGCTGACTTCCACCAGCAATTCGCCGGTGCTTTCCCGGAAGATATAGACATCGGTGTGGCGCAGTGCGTCTTCGCTGATGCCGGTCAGTATCCCGGTGGCGCGCTGATCCAGGCTGCGATCGGCAAGACGCCACAGGTCCGGCACCCGTTCAGCCAGGGTCTCTGCCTCCGGGCTGCGTGAGCCGGAGGAGAAATAAACCGCCTGCCAGGCACCCTCTTCATTTTCCTGCGGAACGGTATAGTCCATGCCGGTTTCGTCATCGGTTTCGGTCACTTTATCGGCCAGCAGGACCGTATCGTTTTCTCCGTCACCGTCGAAATCCCATTCCTGTGTGGTGGGATCGCCTTCCCGGTTTTCTCCTTCGTAGGTCACCGTATCGCCCACCGGAATCGGCGCGCCACCGGGGGTGTTGGCCAGGTGCATCTCACCCACCAGCCACAGCACATCAATTAGGAAATCGAAGCGGTTCGGCCGGTAGCCCGCATCGCCGCAGGCGGCGTAGACCGTGCGCAATTCGTAGTAAGGCGGGATGCCCAGGCGATTGGGGTTGAAGGGCACCGTCGGCACGGTCAGGGTCAGCGGGAACTCGATGCCCGGCACCAGGTAATAGCCCCAGCCGGTGCGCATGCACAGCATGGGCGCATTGACGTTGTAGCGGCCATCGCTGCCCGTCAGGGCGTAGCTGGGGCCGTACCAGCCCAGTTGTTCAATCGTGGCATTGGCCACCGGGCCGAAGATGTCGTCGCCCTCCTGCAATCGTTGCTCTGACTGTTCCGTGGCGCCGGGCTCAGCATAGAAGGCGGTCCGATACGTGAACACCTCGACATCGAAATCGCCACTACCCACGCCGCTGCCCTGTGCCGTGTCGATGATGTTGCCGTCCGCGCCCATGAGCAGTGATGACACGCTGTCTTCCAGTGCGGTGTCCCGGTCGAACAGGAACGGTGCTGCAATCAGTACATGGCGGCGGGTATCTTTGCCGAAGCGGTCTTCTTCGCCCAGTACCACCACCGTGTGGATGTGCGTCGGCAAGGTCAGCGGCTCACTGATGTCTCCGTTGGCGAGTTTCAGCCCCTGGGCCAGCATATCCCGTGTGATAAATTCTGCCCGGCTGGCCAGCTCCGGTTGTGTCGCGCGCAGCGTTGCCCAGCGGGACAGCACTTCCCGGTATTCATCGCCGGAGAGAATGTAGCTGCCGTCCAGATGGCCACCCGCCACGACCTCGCCGATCTCTTCGACTTCGGTTGTTTCGGCCGTTACCGCATTGCCCTGCGTGCGGGCCTTGATGAGGATAGGGCCACCGTTGGGGCCGACCACCTGGGCGCGGGCCATGACGTAGCCCTGGGAAATCACCGGCGTGACTTCCGGTGTCGCCACAAACATGCCAGCGCCCAGCAGGCTGGCCAGCGCAGCATTGCCTGACAGCAGCGTGGCCATAACCACGCAGCACAGTCTGATCGCCCGTCCCCGACTTCCCCGATACATCCCTGAACCTCTTCTGTTGTGCTGTGTTGTCATCAGTGCGACTGTCTTTTTCATCACCGCCCCCCGGCCCCCAGAGCCGTCTGCACAGTGGCCCAGCCACCCTCGCCTGCAACCCATGCCTGCAACGCCGGCAGGGCCTGCTCGGTGACGGGCGCGATGCCCAGATAATCGAGCCAGCGGCCACGGAAAGCGCGGCGCAGGATGACGCGCTCGCCGACCACTTCCGCGACACCCACCGGCGCAAGCGCGGAGCGGTTGTCGTTCAGCCCCAGCACGACCACCAGTGAGTCGTCCTGCATCCATTCACGGGTACCCTGATACACGGGCACCGCCATCGACAGACCTACCTGGCCTTCTACACGCAGGCTGTC is from Isoalcanivorax pacificus W11-5 and encodes:
- a CDS encoding 3D domain-containing protein; the protein is MRHALLTLLLTLALPGLALASQPREMTVRASAYNSLPGQGMGNPSIGAWGDHLKPGMKAIAVSRDLLESGILNHRSVVRIEGLPGEYLVLDKMHRRWERKIDIYFGEDLEAAREWGNRRVVISWD